A window of the Sphingomonas piscis genome harbors these coding sequences:
- a CDS encoding LLM class flavin-dependent oxidoreductase, translating into MVPLSVLDLAPIPEGSTAADSFRQSAELARHAERLGYRRFWMAEHHSMPGIASAATAVALAYVGSQTSTIRIGAGGIMLPNHAPLTIAEQFGTLESLYPGRVDLGLGRAPGTDQAAAYALRRGLTSDENQFPRDVVELMEYFRGGENKVRAVPGEGLSVPVWILGSSLFGAQLAAMLGLPYAFASHFAPGQMMEAIDLYRHRFQPSEQLDKPYVMLGFNCFAADTDEEAELLATSQQQAFVALRTGNPIKLPPPKPGFADDLPLQARAMLRQVLSSSAVGSPATVRDQVAAFVARTGADELIVTSQIYDPAARLKSYTLLMDAVGQDARRAA; encoded by the coding sequence ATGGTGCCGCTTTCCGTCCTCGACCTCGCCCCTATCCCTGAAGGTTCGACCGCCGCCGATTCGTTCCGGCAGTCGGCCGAGCTTGCCCGCCACGCGGAGCGGCTGGGCTATCGCCGCTTCTGGATGGCGGAGCACCATTCCATGCCGGGGATCGCCAGCGCGGCGACTGCCGTGGCGCTCGCCTACGTCGGCAGCCAGACGTCGACCATCCGTATCGGCGCGGGCGGGATCATGCTGCCCAACCATGCGCCGCTGACGATTGCGGAGCAGTTCGGGACGCTTGAGTCGCTTTATCCCGGGCGAGTCGACTTGGGCCTGGGCCGCGCTCCCGGCACCGATCAGGCCGCGGCCTACGCCCTGCGTCGCGGCCTGACATCCGACGAGAACCAATTCCCGCGCGATGTTGTCGAGCTGATGGAATACTTCCGTGGTGGTGAGAACAAGGTTCGCGCGGTGCCCGGCGAAGGTTTGTCGGTGCCCGTGTGGATTCTCGGTTCCAGCCTGTTCGGCGCGCAGCTCGCGGCGATGCTCGGTCTGCCCTACGCCTTCGCATCGCATTTCGCGCCAGGGCAGATGATGGAGGCGATCGACCTATACCGCCACCGCTTCCAGCCGTCGGAACAGCTGGACAAGCCCTACGTGATGCTGGGCTTCAATTGCTTTGCCGCCGACACCGACGAGGAAGCGGAACTGCTCGCCACGTCGCAGCAACAGGCATTCGTCGCCCTGCGCACCGGCAACCCGATCAAATTGCCGCCGCCCAAGCCGGGCTTTGCCGACGATTTGCCGCTGCAGGCCCGCGCCATGCTTCGCCAGGTGCTGTCCTCATCGGCGGTCGGCAGCCCGGCGACGGTGCGCGACCAGGTTGCGGCCTTCGTTGCGCGCACGGGTGCCGACGAGCTGATCGTCACGTCTCAGATCTACGATCCTGCGGCTAGGCTGAAGTCCTACACGTTGCTGATGGATGCCGTCGGCCAGGACGCGCGCCGCGCCGCTTAA
- the lpdA gene encoding dihydrolipoyl dehydrogenase: MADGFDFDVLVIGAGPGGYVAAIRAAQLGLKTACAESRETLGGTCLNVGCIPSKALLHASELFEEAAHGTLAKWGVKAGNVELDLDTMHGTRREAVKGLTGGIEFLFKKNKIEWLKGLASFEGANSVKVGDRAVTAKNIVIATGSSVTPLPGIAVDQERIVDSTGALELSEVPSHLVVIGGGVIGLELGSVWKRLGAKVTVVEYLDQILPGMDGEVRREANKIFKKQGFEFKLSTKVTGAERKGDTVALTVEPAPGGAAETIEASHVLVSIGRRPNTDGLALDKAGLQVNNRGQIETDHDFRTSVPGIWAIGDVIPGPMLAHKAEDEGIAVAENIAGLTGIVNHDVIPSVVYTNPEIAGVGLTEEQAKEHGEVKVGKFPMLANSRAKTNHEPDGFVKVIADAKTDRVLGVWVIASVGGTMIAQAAQAMEFGATSEDIAYTCHAHPTHSEALKEAAMAVTGKPIHI; this comes from the coding sequence ATGGCCGACGGCTTCGACTTCGACGTGCTTGTGATTGGCGCTGGGCCCGGCGGCTACGTGGCGGCGATCCGCGCGGCGCAGCTCGGCCTGAAGACGGCGTGCGCGGAAAGCCGCGAGACGCTGGGCGGTACCTGCCTCAACGTCGGCTGCATTCCTTCCAAGGCGCTGCTGCACGCCTCTGAATTGTTCGAAGAGGCCGCGCACGGAACACTCGCCAAATGGGGCGTGAAGGCCGGCAATGTCGAGCTCGACCTGGACACGATGCACGGCACCCGCCGCGAGGCGGTGAAGGGCCTGACCGGAGGCATCGAGTTCCTGTTCAAGAAGAACAAGATCGAGTGGCTGAAGGGCTTGGCATCGTTCGAAGGCGCCAACAGCGTCAAGGTTGGCGACCGCGCCGTTACGGCCAAGAACATCGTCATCGCCACCGGCTCATCGGTCACGCCGCTTCCCGGCATCGCGGTCGACCAGGAACGGATCGTCGACTCGACGGGTGCGCTGGAGCTTTCCGAAGTGCCGAGCCACCTCGTCGTGATCGGCGGTGGCGTCATCGGGCTTGAACTCGGCTCGGTGTGGAAGCGTCTGGGTGCCAAGGTGACCGTGGTCGAGTATCTCGATCAGATCCTGCCCGGCATGGACGGTGAGGTCCGCAGGGAAGCCAACAAGATCTTCAAGAAGCAGGGCTTCGAGTTCAAGCTTTCAACCAAGGTCACTGGCGCCGAGCGCAAGGGTGATACGGTGGCCCTCACGGTCGAACCCGCGCCTGGCGGCGCTGCCGAGACGATCGAGGCAAGCCATGTGCTGGTCTCCATCGGCCGGCGCCCCAACACTGACGGGCTCGCGCTCGACAAGGCAGGCCTGCAGGTCAACAATCGCGGCCAGATTGAGACCGACCATGACTTCCGCACCTCCGTTCCGGGCATTTGGGCGATCGGCGACGTCATCCCCGGCCCGATGCTTGCCCATAAGGCGGAAGACGAAGGCATCGCCGTTGCGGAGAATATCGCCGGCCTGACCGGAATCGTGAACCACGACGTCATTCCCAGCGTGGTCTACACCAATCCGGAAATCGCCGGTGTCGGCCTGACGGAGGAGCAGGCGAAGGAGCATGGTGAGGTCAAGGTCGGCAAGTTCCCGATGCTCGCCAACAGCCGCGCCAAGACCAACCATGAGCCCGATGGCTTCGTGAAGGTCATCGCCGATGCGAAGACCGACCGCGTCCTCGGCGTCTGGGTGATCGCCTCGGTCGGCGGGACGATGATCGCTCAGGCCGCGCAAGCGATGGAGTTCGGCGCCACCAGCGAGGACATTGCCTACACCTGCCACGCCCACCCGACTCACAGCGAGGCGCTCAAGGAAGCAGCGATGGCGGTGACCGGCAAGCCGATCCACATCTAA
- a CDS encoding polysaccharide pyruvyl transferase family protein produces MPAKAYAGFLGTFDAVVSSRLHTGVLALTASTPVVPIEGLQFKITAAMTAAGVPLAAVRPGDPGWVDNVLRSLDSILADPAAARAWAGAAVRRQRESIDEFVDGVIHRLRLG; encoded by the coding sequence ATGCCCGCCAAGGCATATGCAGGCTTTCTCGGCACCTTTGATGCAGTGGTGAGCAGCCGCCTTCACACTGGCGTCCTGGCGTTGACCGCCTCCACGCCCGTGGTTCCGATCGAAGGACTTCAGTTCAAGATCACCGCAGCGATGACCGCTGCAGGCGTCCCACTCGCCGCCGTCCGCCCGGGCGACCCTGGCTGGGTCGACAATGTTCTTCGTTCACTGGACTCGATCCTTGCCGACCCAGCCGCCGCACGGGCCTGGGCGGGCGCCGCCGTACGGCGACAGCGGGAAAGCATCGATGAGTTCGTCGACGGCGTCATCCACCGACTCCGCCTCGGCTAA
- a CDS encoding polysaccharide pyruvyl transferase family protein — protein sequence MRSRLGDRPFGIAPRVPNHLTLYELSALGPPDQAAARFEQWAEQIVADWSANRPPASRFGVTMPVLDETEIARPGPLFKVRRKLGIRSRLAHAGRYRSDYRNRLSAFQEAGCVILNPAGEFWISATDIPMRHLLDIYVAKKLGCLTAIVNHTFELVEPSLLQVVKHVYSAMDVISVREESSKARLTSLGIDPDLITVAPDVVFMTEPAPSDAHPASGRARVAICPNTAYLDQAEDVWSDLIQALLDREYDLTLVTNDFPTDRPALDRLRERFGLPQGARKCPPRHMQAFSAPLMQW from the coding sequence TTGAGATCAAGGCTTGGCGATCGCCCCTTCGGCATCGCCCCGCGCGTTCCCAACCATCTGACGCTGTACGAGTTGAGCGCGCTTGGACCACCGGATCAAGCGGCGGCGCGTTTCGAGCAGTGGGCGGAGCAGATCGTTGCCGATTGGTCCGCCAATCGGCCACCCGCAAGCCGGTTCGGTGTCACGATGCCAGTGTTGGACGAAACCGAGATCGCCCGGCCGGGACCCTTGTTCAAGGTTCGCCGAAAGCTGGGGATCCGGTCCCGGCTCGCGCACGCGGGACGGTATCGGTCCGACTATCGCAACCGGCTTTCGGCCTTCCAGGAAGCGGGCTGCGTGATCCTCAACCCGGCAGGAGAGTTCTGGATCTCGGCGACCGATATCCCAATGCGGCACCTGCTGGACATCTATGTCGCCAAAAAACTCGGCTGTCTGACCGCGATCGTCAACCACACCTTTGAATTGGTCGAACCAAGCCTGCTGCAGGTCGTCAAACACGTATATTCCGCGATGGACGTGATCTCCGTCCGGGAAGAAAGCTCCAAGGCCAGGCTGACTTCTCTTGGGATCGACCCCGACCTCATCACGGTTGCGCCCGACGTGGTGTTCATGACCGAACCCGCGCCGTCCGACGCACATCCGGCAAGCGGCCGCGCCCGGGTCGCCATTTGCCCCAACACCGCATACCTCGATCAGGCCGAAGACGTTTGGAGCGACCTGATCCAGGCTTTGCTCGATCGGGAGTACGATCTTACCCTGGTCACCAACGATTTCCCGACGGACCGCCCGGCTCTCGACCGCCTGCGCGAAAGGTTCGGCCTGCCCCAAGGGGCGCGGAAATGCCCGCCAAGGCATATGCAGGCTTTCTCGGCACCTTTGATGCAGTGGTGA
- a CDS encoding glucokinase, protein MIEASSEGVLRFATATPSDRPRLANIRQIDIRGLPTFTDALQQFERESGVALRGLNCAMAIAGATSGETLSLVRSRWTITRSGLAAVFGKDVIIINDVAARAWATRSGTATMETLRGIGSPNLNRTGRYIMLMVEEGVGAAIIDVDRDGVIRILETESGHMDFSPACEREERLAHAAKGINQYVSWEKMLMLDRQGQIWSQAGDIPDSDRPKILANLLGRFAVNLMHAYGAWQGVMITGGRGARLLESSARPAFDAAFNGRRNFSRLVIGAPSWRVEQREAVLTGAAECLSQNVRVELRDAA, encoded by the coding sequence ATGATCGAAGCGTCGTCAGAAGGCGTGCTTCGCTTTGCGACGGCTACGCCCTCCGACCGTCCGCGGCTCGCGAATATTCGGCAGATCGACATTCGGGGGCTGCCGACCTTCACCGACGCGCTTCAGCAATTCGAACGTGAAAGCGGAGTCGCCCTTCGCGGCCTCAACTGCGCGATGGCCATCGCCGGCGCGACCAGCGGTGAGACTCTGTCGCTCGTCCGGTCGCGGTGGACAATAACCCGCTCCGGCCTTGCCGCGGTGTTCGGCAAGGACGTCATCATCATCAACGACGTGGCGGCCCGCGCCTGGGCGACCCGTTCCGGTACCGCGACAATGGAGACATTGCGCGGCATCGGATCGCCCAACCTCAACCGTACCGGCCGTTACATCATGCTGATGGTGGAAGAAGGCGTCGGCGCCGCGATCATCGACGTCGACCGCGACGGGGTGATCCGCATCCTTGAGACCGAATCAGGCCACATGGACTTCTCGCCCGCTTGTGAGCGCGAGGAGCGGCTGGCCCATGCTGCCAAGGGCATCAACCAGTATGTCAGCTGGGAAAAGATGCTGATGCTCGATCGCCAGGGTCAGATCTGGAGCCAGGCGGGCGACATTCCGGACAGCGACCGTCCCAAGATCCTCGCCAACCTCCTTGGCCGGTTCGCGGTCAACCTGATGCATGCCTATGGCGCGTGGCAGGGCGTGATGATCACCGGCGGCCGCGGCGCGCGCCTGCTGGAATCCAGCGCACGCCCGGCATTCGACGCGGCATTCAACGGCCGCCGCAACTTCAGCCGCCTGGTCATCGGTGCGCCGTCGTGGCGGGTCGAGCAGCGCGAAGCTGTGCTGACCGGCGCTGCCGAATGCCTGTCGCAGAATGTCCGCGTGGAGCTTCGCGACGCCGCCTGA
- a CDS encoding MATE family efflux transporter: MWTLLAIGLGLVLLRDRQFRRFHLFGRFWRADWGRLGRLLLLGLPIGLAMGFEGAVFSAAAYLMGLIDTDSVAAHAIALQIAALTFMVPLGLGQAATVRVGRALGAGDLQGITRAGWTALVTGVGFMSLTALAMWLFPTQLVGLFLEADAERGRVMGLAVSFLAVAAAFQIVDGAQVIAAGMLRGLHDTRIPMMFALFGYWVVGIGAGVWLAFPGGLQGVGIWIGLAVGLALVAVLLIVRWSMRQRLGLVSSAVVASRSGAVPLH, translated from the coding sequence GTGTGGACCTTGCTGGCGATAGGATTGGGGCTGGTCCTGCTGCGCGACCGCCAGTTCCGGCGGTTCCACCTGTTCGGTCGCTTCTGGCGTGCGGACTGGGGACGGCTTGGCCGCTTGTTGCTGCTTGGCTTGCCGATCGGCCTTGCGATGGGGTTCGAAGGCGCCGTGTTCAGCGCCGCGGCTTACCTGATGGGCCTGATCGATACGGACAGCGTCGCCGCTCACGCGATCGCGCTTCAGATCGCCGCACTCACCTTCATGGTGCCCTTAGGGCTTGGGCAGGCGGCGACCGTGCGGGTCGGGCGAGCACTTGGCGCTGGTGACCTGCAGGGGATTACGCGCGCAGGTTGGACGGCGCTCGTGACCGGCGTCGGGTTCATGAGCCTGACGGCGCTTGCGATGTGGCTGTTCCCGACGCAATTGGTCGGGCTCTTCCTCGAAGCGGACGCCGAGCGGGGGCGGGTGATGGGGCTTGCCGTATCGTTCCTCGCGGTCGCCGCCGCCTTTCAGATCGTCGATGGGGCGCAGGTCATTGCCGCGGGCATGCTCCGGGGCCTTCACGACACCCGCATTCCGATGATGTTCGCTCTGTTCGGCTATTGGGTGGTCGGCATCGGCGCCGGCGTGTGGCTTGCCTTTCCGGGCGGCCTGCAGGGCGTCGGCATCTGGATCGGGCTCGCGGTGGGCCTAGCCCTTGTCGCAGTTCTTCTGATCGTGCGCTGGTCGATGCGCCAGCGCTTGGGGCTCGTCAGTTCGGCAGTAGTTGCGTCACGCTCAGGGGCGGTCCCACTTCATTAG
- a CDS encoding MATE family efflux transporter, protein MTDEAEQGVRQGWVPELAATIALAWPLILSNLTMALINATDVVLIGWLGPRQLAAATLGLNLTWAFTLFAMGVVTAGSPMMATALGAKVKSVRDVRRTFRQSLWLVAIMVAPLWLVLWNAEPLILALGQQPELASEAALFLHGYMWSALPFLLFQAMRNYLSAVQRPGWILAVSVVGIALNALVSWSLIFGKFGLPALGLFGGGLAAPSCGPCWR, encoded by the coding sequence ATGACCGATGAGGCTGAACAGGGTGTAAGGCAGGGCTGGGTGCCGGAGCTTGCGGCGACCATTGCGCTCGCCTGGCCGCTCATCCTGTCCAACCTTACCATGGCCTTGATCAATGCTACCGACGTGGTGCTGATCGGCTGGCTCGGCCCGCGTCAGCTTGCGGCGGCGACGCTCGGCCTCAATCTCACCTGGGCCTTTACCCTGTTCGCCATGGGCGTCGTGACCGCCGGCTCGCCGATGATGGCGACTGCACTCGGCGCCAAGGTGAAAAGCGTTCGCGACGTTCGCCGCACCTTTCGGCAGTCGCTCTGGCTGGTTGCAATCATGGTGGCGCCGCTGTGGCTGGTGCTGTGGAATGCCGAGCCATTGATCCTCGCGCTCGGCCAGCAGCCGGAACTGGCCAGTGAGGCGGCACTGTTCCTCCACGGCTATATGTGGTCGGCGCTGCCCTTCCTCCTGTTCCAGGCGATGCGCAATTACCTGTCCGCCGTGCAGCGGCCGGGCTGGATTCTTGCGGTCAGCGTCGTCGGCATTGCCCTCAATGCGCTGGTCAGCTGGTCGCTGATCTTCGGCAAGTTCGGCCTTCCGGCACTTGGATTGTTCGGCGGGGGCTTGGCAGCTCCATCGTGTGGACCTTGCTGGCGATAG
- a CDS encoding GNAT family N-acetyltransferase, protein MAVLIRLARAEDSSAIAAIYRPYVADTRITFEEVPPAADEIVQRMSNPCHPWLVLEKDGIISGYTSTATMRARAAYRWSVETGIYLAESAKGQGLGKALLSAHLTLLENQGFTSAFAGIALPNDASIGLHEALGFRLMGVERGVGFKLSGWSDVARYQRDLAPRTNPPGELKACRDCFEALPVG, encoded by the coding sequence GTGGCTGTCCTGATCCGGCTGGCGCGGGCGGAGGATTCGTCCGCGATTGCCGCCATCTACCGCCCTTATGTCGCGGACACGCGCATCACATTCGAGGAAGTGCCGCCGGCGGCGGATGAGATCGTGCAGCGGATGAGTAATCCCTGCCATCCCTGGCTGGTGCTGGAGAAGGACGGCATCATCTCCGGTTACACTTCGACGGCCACGATGCGCGCCCGCGCCGCCTATCGCTGGAGTGTGGAGACCGGAATCTACCTTGCCGAGAGCGCGAAGGGCCAAGGGCTAGGCAAGGCTTTGCTGTCGGCGCACCTGACCCTGCTGGAAAACCAGGGCTTTACCAGCGCATTCGCCGGGATCGCCTTGCCCAACGACGCGAGCATCGGCCTTCACGAAGCGCTCGGCTTCCGACTGATGGGCGTGGAGCGCGGCGTCGGCTTCAAGCTCAGTGGCTGGTCGGATGTCGCGCGCTATCAGCGCGACCTCGCGCCAAGGACGAACCCGCCGGGCGAGTTGAAGGCCTGCCGCGATTGCTTCGAGGCGCTGCCCGTCGGTTAG
- the sppA gene encoding signal peptide peptidase SppA codes for MKFVSAIWKLLVGIKDALVLLLLLLFFGALYAVLRSSPEPAGSGVLAMKLSRPVMEQPAGARLSELAGGSATREYRLRDMIAALDAARTDGSVKAVALELDGFSAGGQTGAADLAEAVARVRKSGKPVVAYATGYSDAGYLVAAAASEIWLNPLGAVVVTGPGGSNLYYKGLLDKLGVTANIYRVGTYKSAVEPYTRSDMSPEARANYQALTGALLETWRERVQQLRPNANVDLFLGNMNGAVQAAGGDIAQAALRAGLVDKVADRRAYEQRLEQLGGKSDRGDGFASIKLESYIRDKVKPNSSGTIGVVTIAGMIVDGKSPQGTAGGDSIAESIEAALRNDDLKALVVRVDSPGGSVTASERIRQALLAAKEKKMPIVVSMGNVAASGGYWVSTPADFIYAEPSTITGSIGVFGVLPSFQGTLQKLGVGADGVKSTPLSGEPDLLRGPSPEVSQLIQTGVESTYRRFLGIVGQSRRKSPAEIDRIAQGRVWDGGSARQIGLVDGFGGMEEAIAKAGELAKLDEDNRGVRDLERPRSLTESLIATLAGAEDEDASQDAFAGLRGDAETIVARALTDARMILSGPTIQVRCLECPGLPARNDAPRSGLLERIAAWLS; via the coding sequence ATGAAGTTCGTGTCCGCCATCTGGAAGCTGCTGGTCGGGATCAAGGATGCGTTGGTCCTGCTGCTCCTGCTGCTGTTCTTCGGCGCGCTCTACGCCGTTCTGCGTTCCTCGCCCGAGCCGGCGGGAAGCGGCGTCCTGGCGATGAAGCTGAGCCGGCCGGTCATGGAGCAACCCGCGGGCGCCAGGCTCAGCGAACTCGCCGGTGGAAGCGCAACGCGGGAGTATCGCCTGCGCGACATGATCGCGGCGCTGGATGCGGCGCGCACCGACGGCAGCGTCAAGGCCGTCGCACTGGAACTGGACGGCTTCTCGGCTGGCGGACAGACGGGAGCGGCAGACCTTGCCGAGGCGGTCGCCCGGGTCCGGAAGTCAGGCAAGCCCGTGGTTGCTTACGCCACAGGCTATAGCGACGCCGGTTATCTCGTAGCCGCAGCAGCGTCGGAGATCTGGCTGAACCCACTGGGCGCGGTCGTGGTTACGGGACCGGGCGGAAGCAATCTCTATTACAAGGGATTGCTCGACAAGCTGGGCGTCACCGCGAACATCTACCGGGTAGGGACCTACAAATCGGCGGTCGAGCCCTACACGCGCAGCGACATGTCGCCCGAGGCTCGCGCCAATTATCAGGCACTGACGGGCGCCCTGCTCGAAACGTGGCGGGAGCGGGTGCAGCAGCTTCGCCCGAATGCCAACGTCGACCTTTTCCTGGGCAACATGAATGGCGCGGTCCAGGCGGCGGGCGGCGATATCGCGCAGGCGGCTCTGCGCGCCGGGCTGGTCGACAAGGTCGCCGACCGGCGCGCTTACGAGCAACGGCTGGAGCAACTTGGCGGCAAGAGCGACCGCGGGGACGGCTTCGCGTCGATCAAGCTGGAATCCTACATTCGGGACAAGGTGAAGCCCAACAGCAGCGGCACGATCGGGGTGGTGACGATCGCGGGCATGATCGTCGACGGCAAGTCGCCTCAGGGCACGGCCGGTGGCGACAGTATCGCCGAGTCCATCGAGGCGGCGCTGCGAAACGACGACCTGAAGGCGCTAGTGGTTCGGGTGGACAGCCCGGGCGGATCGGTCACAGCGTCCGAGCGCATCCGGCAGGCGCTGCTTGCCGCGAAGGAAAAGAAGATGCCGATCGTGGTGTCGATGGGCAATGTCGCCGCATCGGGCGGCTATTGGGTTTCGACGCCGGCGGACTTCATCTACGCCGAGCCCTCGACGATCACCGGATCGATCGGCGTGTTCGGCGTCCTTCCGAGTTTTCAGGGCACCTTGCAGAAGCTCGGAGTGGGCGCTGACGGCGTCAAATCGACGCCGCTGTCCGGTGAGCCGGACCTGCTGCGCGGCCCGTCACCGGAGGTCAGCCAACTGATCCAAACGGGCGTCGAGTCCACGTATAGACGCTTCCTCGGCATCGTCGGGCAGTCTCGTCGTAAATCGCCGGCCGAGATCGACCGGATCGCGCAAGGTCGGGTGTGGGATGGCGGGTCCGCGCGACAGATCGGGCTGGTCGACGGCTTCGGCGGCATGGAAGAGGCGATTGCCAAAGCGGGCGAGCTCGCCAAGCTGGATGAGGACAATCGCGGCGTGCGCGACCTCGAGCGGCCCAGGAGCTTGACGGAAAGCCTGATCGCAACGCTTGCCGGAGCGGAGGACGAGGATGCTTCGCAAGATGCGTTCGCGGGGCTGCGTGGCGATGCCGAGACAATCGTCGCGCGGGCGCTGACCGATGCGCGGATGATCCTGTCCGGCCCGACGATCCAGGTCCGGTGCCTGGAATGCCCCGGCTTACCGGCACGCAATGACGCCCCCCGATCCGGTTTGCTGGAGCGGATTGCGGCGTGGCTGTCCTGA
- a CDS encoding NADH:flavin oxidoreductase/NADH oxidase — MSALFTPLEVGSLTLANRIVIAPMCQYSAEDGCMTDWHTIHLGTLAQSGAALLTIEATAVTPEGRISYGDVGLWSDENEAAMAKVLDSVRRWSDMPIAIQLGHAGRKASTDKPWFGGAQIAPDHANGWQTEAPSALPFADGENAPTALDVAGLQRIRDAFASAARRAARLGLDAVQIHGAHGYLLHQFLSPLSNRREDDYGGSLENRMRFPLEVFDAVRAAFPADKPVTVRLSATDWVEGGWDVEQSQVFVGELEARGCAAVHVSSGGLDPRQKIPVGPSYQVPLAREIKASTSIPVVAVGMITDYEQAEAIVGTGDADMIALARGILYDPRWPWHAAAHLGASVKAPPQYLRSQPRQHRDLFDDGQ; from the coding sequence ATGTCCGCACTCTTCACGCCGCTCGAGGTCGGAAGCCTCACCCTCGCCAATCGGATCGTGATCGCGCCGATGTGCCAATATTCGGCCGAAGACGGCTGCATGACCGACTGGCATACGATCCACCTCGGCACCCTTGCTCAGTCGGGTGCGGCGCTGCTGACGATCGAGGCGACGGCGGTCACGCCCGAGGGCCGCATCAGCTATGGCGATGTCGGCTTGTGGTCGGACGAGAATGAAGCTGCGATGGCCAAGGTTCTGGACAGCGTACGCCGCTGGTCTGACATGCCGATCGCCATCCAGCTCGGCCACGCCGGACGCAAGGCGTCGACGGACAAGCCATGGTTTGGTGGCGCGCAAATCGCGCCTGATCACGCAAACGGCTGGCAGACCGAAGCGCCCTCTGCCCTGCCCTTCGCCGACGGCGAGAATGCGCCCACGGCGTTGGACGTGGCGGGGCTTCAGCGCATCCGCGATGCCTTTGCGTCTGCAGCGCGCCGGGCCGCGCGGCTCGGCTTGGATGCCGTCCAGATCCACGGGGCGCACGGTTATCTCCTCCACCAGTTCCTGTCGCCGCTCTCGAACCGCCGGGAGGACGACTATGGCGGCAGTCTTGAGAACCGCATGCGCTTCCCGCTGGAGGTGTTCGACGCCGTACGTGCTGCCTTTCCCGCGGATAAGCCGGTGACGGTGCGCCTCTCCGCAACGGATTGGGTCGAGGGTGGCTGGGACGTTGAACAGAGCCAGGTCTTCGTTGGCGAGCTGGAGGCGCGCGGCTGCGCTGCGGTGCACGTGTCGAGCGGCGGCCTCGACCCACGCCAGAAGATCCCGGTCGGGCCGAGCTACCAGGTCCCTCTTGCCCGCGAGATCAAGGCGTCCACATCGATACCCGTCGTCGCCGTCGGCATGATCACCGACTATGAGCAAGCCGAGGCCATCGTCGGCACCGGCGACGCCGACATGATCGCCTTGGCCCGTGGCATTCTCTACGACCCGCGCTGGCCATGGCACGCGGCGGCGCATCTGGGCGCAAGCGTCAAGGCGCCACCGCAATATCTTCGCTCCCAGCCGCGCCAGCATCGCGACTTGTTCGACGACGGCCAGTGA
- a CDS encoding spermidine synthase gives MKVRELLGTAQVPGGEELRLFRRDKDFMIVLDRNELMNSRMSGSEEALATLTVGRLKNRTNPRLLIGGYGMGFTLRAALQALSRQAEVVVAELVPEIVAWARGPMAELTAGCLDDPRVTIAEQDVADLIGGGAGTYDAILLDVDNGPDGLTREENNGLYSDDGLRAAKAALVPGGILAVWSAGDDPAFTRRLGGAGFQVAIEKVRARANGKGAQHTIWLARRR, from the coding sequence GTGAAGGTTCGCGAGCTCCTAGGGACGGCACAGGTCCCCGGCGGCGAGGAACTGCGCCTGTTCCGCCGCGACAAGGACTTCATGATCGTCCTCGACCGCAACGAGCTGATGAACAGCCGCATGAGCGGATCGGAAGAGGCGCTCGCGACGCTGACGGTCGGACGGCTGAAGAACCGGACCAACCCACGTCTGCTGATCGGCGGCTACGGAATGGGGTTCACGTTGCGCGCCGCGCTTCAAGCTCTCTCCCGCCAGGCCGAGGTGGTGGTGGCCGAGTTGGTACCGGAGATCGTCGCCTGGGCGCGAGGGCCGATGGCTGAACTGACCGCCGGCTGCCTCGACGATCCGCGGGTCACAATTGCCGAACAGGATGTCGCCGACCTGATCGGCGGCGGAGCGGGAACCTACGATGCCATTCTGCTCGACGTCGACAACGGACCCGACGGACTCACCCGCGAAGAGAATAATGGCCTCTACTCCGACGACGGCCTGCGCGCTGCCAAGGCTGCGCTGGTGCCGGGCGGCATCCTGGCCGTCTGGTCTGCGGGCGACGACCCGGCGTTCACGCGAAGGCTTGGCGGTGCCGGCTTTCAGGTCGCAATCGAAAAAGTTCGCGCCCGCGCTAACGGCAAAGGCGCGCAGCACACGATCTGGCTGGCGCGACGGCGCTGA